A genome region from Gossypium hirsutum isolate 1008001.06 chromosome A04, Gossypium_hirsutum_v2.1, whole genome shotgun sequence includes the following:
- the LOC107941738 gene encoding uncharacterized protein produces the protein MRIRKRQVPLPFSSISPVPLSSDPNFNRPPVAVVQLPLRQQQPSTPCCFDPHYPSQSDHPIGQPLPTQPRDGTTHGEQLTKNKQDYLVLKTGGEEEVENNNDTREKNVLRAKLGTASPPQSSSSHHQAVGRWGEGEKAFPLKKRRGSVETTGDDDDTIMAKDTNNKRSMKSSTSKMKTKLSKKLVQQQQQSNGEEQESKDIACTNVDYNNNNSSGAKKRGRGGALMEGSRCSRVNGRGWRCCQQTLVGYSLCEHHLGKGRLRSMTSVRSRSLAAKEEGQPNNGDNQGLMLSNLSSSSQQLAKRELHGESGGNDAEGEDQKPLMMTKKRAKLGMVKARSISSLLGQNDNAIAVADDSN, from the exons ATGAGGATCAGGAAAAGACAGGTTCCGCTACCTTTCTCTTCCATTTCACCAGTACCCCTTTCATCAGATCCCAACTTTAACCGCCCTCCGGTAGCGGTGGTGCAACTCCCGCTACGGCAGCAACAACCATCCACTCCTTGCTGCTTTGATCCTCACTACCCTTCTCAATCTGATCATCCGATCGGCCAACCACTACCAACCCAACCCCGTGATGGAACAACACATGGAGAACAACTCACGAAGAACAAACAAGACTACTTG gtTTTGAAGACTGGAGGAGAAGAAGAAGTGGAGAACAATAATGATACCAG GGAGAAAAATGTTTTGCGTGCAAAACTAGGAACTGCGTCTCCTCCACAGTCGAGTTCTTCCCATCATCAAG CTGTTGGGAGATGGGGTGAGGGAGAAAAAGCATTTCCATTGAAGAAGAGAAGAGGGAGCGTTGAAACAACAGGGGACGATGATGATACAATAATGGCGAAAGATACAAATAATAAGCGGTCGATGAAGAGCAGTACCAGCAAGATGAAGACTAAGCTGAGCAAGAAACTtgtgcagcagcagcagcaaagCAATGGTGAAGAACAAGAGAGCAAAGACATTGCTTGCACTAATGTtgattataataataacaattctAGTGGTGCAAAAAAGAGAGGTCGAGGTGGTGCACTCATGGAAGGGTCGCGGTGCAGTCGAGTTAATGGAAGGGGATGGAGATGTTGCCAACAAACACTCGTTGGTTACTCTCTTTGCGAGCATCATTTGGGCAAAGGTAGGCTGAGGAGCATGACTAGTGTTCGAAGCCGATCTTTAGCAGCAAAGGAGGAGGGACAGCCTAATAATGGTGATAATCAAGGTCTGATGTTGTCCAATCTTTCTTCTTCGTCCCAACAATTAGCAAAGCGTGAATTGCATGGTGAAAGTGGTGGGAATGATGCAGAAGGAGAGGATCAGAAGCCATTGATGATGACAAAGAAGAGAGCGAAGCTTGGAATGGTTAAAGCTCGATCCATAAGTAGTTTGCTGGGCCAAAACGACAATGCAATTGCAGTAGCAGATGATAGTAACTAG